Proteins encoded together in one Osmia lignaria lignaria isolate PbOS001 chromosome 4, iyOsmLign1, whole genome shotgun sequence window:
- the LOC117603599 gene encoding angiotensin-converting enzyme-like — MRIIAGKLIYLFIICSMVQKSCNRYLEGMNLNLGDALQFLREYDSEASAMCTRVMTAQWNFATNVTESNRRKMLDEQGLKLKFDRISWRKTVSFAWSRIPDPLARRELRMIAIRGRNSLTDDKFNELHSLIVEMKEIYTRTRLCPYRTIGSNCNLSLDHDVSKIMARSKDYDELLYYWHAWHEATGPQLKNKYMRYVQLANQAAKLNGFEDAGDQMKELFEDEYFQQNAADVMSAIMHLYKNLFTYVRTKLFERYGDRIRRDGPLPAHILGNMWAQNWEELFDLVQPFPASKRLDVTLDMMIQGFTPLRMFQIAEEFFTSLGMKPMPPEFWRFSMFERPIDREARCTPSAWDFCNRIDYRIKQCTRVTMEDLLSTHHEIAKLQYYLQYRDQPLLFRNEAIPGFFEAVSDAIELSAFTPKHLSKLGLYDNSTDDYGTDINFLMLMALRKVAYMPFAYIVDEWRWRVFNEGVTDMTNKWWELRLQYQGIVPPVPRSERDFDPASKYHIPADALYAKYFVSIVLQFQLYESLCEISGHTGDLHTCDFYRSREAGRLLSDVLSIGSSRTWKAVVREMTRGRTNRMDAGAMLRYFEPLNQWLKRQNEMEPVVGWITNHEDTALFFHWYQNGAQQVTSGLFVSLVLIAAQISVY, encoded by the exons ATGAGGATCATAGCAGGGAAATTAATTTATCTTTTTATCATCTGCTCGATGGTGCAGAAAAGTTGTAACAGATACCTGGAG GGTATGAACCTGAACCTAGGGGATGCTTTGCAATTCCTGAGGGAATACGACAGCGAAGCTTCCGCGATGTGCACCAGAGTGATGACAGCACAGTGGAATTTCGCTACGAACGTCACCGAAAGCAATCGTCGAAAAATG TTAGACGAGCAAGGGTTGAAGTTGAAATTCGATCGAATTTCCTGGCGCAAAACTGTCAGTTTTGCTTGGAGCCGAATACCGGATCCTCTGGCGAGAAGAGAACTTAGGATGATTGCTATAAGAGGGAGGAATTCCCTGACAGATGACAAATTCAACGAG CTGCACAGTCTGATtgttgaaatgaaagaaatatacaCGAGAACGAGATTGTGTCCTTATAGGACAATAGGTTCCAATTGCAATCTGAGTTTGGATCACG ATGTCAGTAAAATAATGGCACGATCAAAGGATTACGACGAATTGCTGTACTATTGGCACGCTTGGCACGAGGCCACTGGACCTCAGCTTAAAAACAAATACATGAGATACGTTCAGCTGGCAAATCAGGCAGCCAAATTAAACG GATTTGAAGATGCTGGTGATCAAATGAAAGAACTCTTCGAGGACGAGTATTTTCAACAAAATGCAGCAGACGTGATGTCAGCGATAATGCATCTGTACAAAAATCTGTTCACATACGTGAGGACAAAATTGTTCGAGAGATATGGTGACAGGATTCGAAGGGATGGTCCACTTCCGGCGCACATCTTGGGAAACATGTGGGCTCAAAATTGGGAGGAATTGTTCGATTTGGTTCAGCCGTTTCCGGCAAGCAAAAGACTGGATGTCACTTTGGATATGATGATTCAAGGATTCACCCCATTAAG GATGTTCCAAATAGCAGAGGAATTCTTTACTTCCCTTGGAATGAAACCAATGCCCCCAGAATTCTGGAGATTCTCAATGTTTGAGAGACCTATCGACAGAGAAGCAAGGTGCACACCCAGTGCTTGGGACTTCTGCAACAGAATTGACTACAG GATAAAACAGTGTACAAGGGTTACGATGGAGGATTTGCTATCAACTCATCACGAGATTGctaaattacaatattatttgcAATACAGAGATCAACCGTTACTATTTCGAAACGAAGCAATTCCAG GATTTTTCGAAGCAGTCAGCGATGCCATTGAATTATCTGCCTTTACACCTAAACATTTAAGCAAACTTGGTTTGTATGATAATTCCACGGATGATTATGGGACCGATATTAATTTTTTGATGCTGATGGCCCTTCGCAAAGTTGCCTACATGCCATTTGCTTATATAGTCGATGAG TGGAGGTGGCGTGTGTTCAACGAGGGTGTTACCGATATGACGAACAAATGGTGGGAGTTAAGGCTACAGTATCAAGGAATCGTACCACCTGTGCCACGATCTGAAAGAGATTTTGATCCTGCTTCAAAATATCACATCCCAGCAGATGCTCTTTATGCCAA ATACTTTGTTAGTATCGTCCTACAATTTCAACTGTACGAGTCTTTGTGCGAAATATCAGGTCACACAGGTGACCTACACACCTGTGATTTTTATAGATCACGAGAGGCTGGACGATTACTGTC ggATGTGTTATCAATTGGTTCATCCAGAACATGGAAGGCGGTTGTACGAGAAATGACAAGAGGCAGAACAAATAGAATGGATGCTGGTGCAATGTTAAGGTATTTTGAGCCCTTGAACCAATGGCTGAAGCGACAAAATGAAATGGAACCAGTTGTTGGCTGGATTACAAATCACGAAGACACAG CATTATTTTTTCACTGGTACCAAAACGGAGCTCAGCAAGTCACGTCGGGCTTATTTGTTTCATTGGTTTTAATCGCTGCACAGATTTCGGTATATTAA
- the LOC117603595 gene encoding cilia- and flagella-associated protein 263-like, producing the protein MSLRESIFSIGSRMAHKHEDMHFDVMTDEELQQMQDDLLQRIWMLTLENDVYERYLMRHDPPSVKKISALLERAKFTRRVTAYMVPRSSRMSFRGSIIALHDPTKHSFTSNLSNTSLHSGSRLRTPSLLTVGTAGETSKITIAHRMKMAKNEVEEMRKVLDRFGEETRRKKTYLRAEIEELEIRITEVQEARDEFEEEVVEKGVNRITGKIPAEKIVRFVEEWLRSANTIIERLRLKSTTLRAQMKKAEQQLIQRKELGESLHPVDFEQLNIENKDYVKMIEEKNRYVIGMKRIAGHYHLKLTQRKQKLDDLLSALNQVKKETAMKEEQIKQFKAELKIVKVKLKQKTILLKNLLTFMENHTAPSILEFVYLQADFQELEKAFKRLQRRRDIDRIIYQTYKKLMYKRTRGSIDYNFSKAKKISDTRYPVQPVF; encoded by the exons atgtcACTTCGAGAGAGTATTTTCAGCATTGGATCACGAATGGCTCATAAACATGAGGACATGCATTTCGATG TTATGACTGACGAAGAACTGCAACAGATGCAAGATGATTTATTACAAAGAATCTGGATGTTAACCTTAGAAAATGACGTGTACGAGCGTTATCTAATGCGACACGATCCTCCGAGCGTCAAAA AGATATCGGCCCTTTTGGAAAGAGCAAAGTTCACCCGAAGGGTCACCGCATACATGGTGCCCAGATCCTCGCGGATGAGTTTTCGCGGCAGCATAATAGCCCTCCACGACCCGACTAAACACAGTTTCACCAGTAATCTCAGTAATACCAGCCTCCATTCGGGAAGTCGACTTAGAACACCGAGCCTATTAACGGTGGGAACAGCTGGCGAAACTTCCAA AATTACGATCGCTCATCGAATGAAGATGGCGAAGAACGAGGTGGAGGAAATGAGAAAAGTGTTGGACAGGTTCGGGGAAGAgacgagaagaaagaaaacgtaCTTGAGAGCAGAAATCGAGGAACTTGAAATTCGTATCACCGAAGTTCAAGAGGCCAGGGACGAATTCGAAGAAGAGGTTGTCGAGAAAGGTGTGAATCGTATCACTGGAAAGATTCCAGCCGAGAAAATCGTCAG ATTCGTCGAGGAGTGGCTACGATCGGCGAACACGATAATAGAACGACTGAGGCTGAAAAGCACGACGTTGAGGGCGCAGATGAAAAAGGCTGAACAACAGCTGATCCAGAGGAAGGAGCTTGGCGAGTCGCTTCACCCGGTTGACTTTGAACAATTGAACATCGAGAACAAGGATTACGTAAAGATGATCGAAGAGAAGAATCGCTACGTGATCGGGATGAAGAGAATCGCAG GtcattatcatttaaaattgaCCCAGAGAAAACAGAAGCTCGACGATCTTTTGTCCGCTTTAAATCAAGTGAAAAAAGAGACCGCGATGAAAGAGGAACAGATTAAACAGTTTAAGGCTGAACTGAAGATTGTGAAGGTGAAGTTGAAGCAAAAGACTATACTGTTGAAGAATTTATTGACCTTCATGGAGAACCACact GCACCAAGTATTCTAGAATTCGTGTACCTGCAAGCAGATTTCCAGGAGTTAGAAAAGGCTTTCAAGCGCCTGCAGAGACGCAGAGACATCGATCGAATAATATATCAAACCTATAAGAAATTGATGTATAAAAGAACTCGCGGGAGTATAGATTACAACTTTTcaaa AGCGAAAAAGATATCCGACACGAGATATCCTGTTCAACCAGTGTTCTAA
- the LOC117603598 gene encoding fas apoptotic inhibitory molecule 1 — MMAVVNSINKEASTGAGRTEYSENMAAILLKSLHNIEALDEPTAKWNVPLSDGNHVIEFEHGTATGRRLIRIDDKELVHKDWMFQLVGDEAFMFNGNKFVIRIDPIPGLKYSYTLWVNGKSYKNFIQTQSKILETWLAKVGNEEYRIVLGNFKKEITIL, encoded by the exons ATGATGGCCGTGGTAAATTCGATCAATAAGGAGGCCAGTACAGGTGCAGGTAGAACGGAGTATTCGGAGAACATGGCTGCAATCCTGTTGAA AAGTTTGCATAACATCGAAGCTCTCGATGAGCCGACTGCAAAATGGAACGTCCCTTTGAGCGACGGAAACCACGTGATAGAATTTGAACACGGAACAGCGACGGGTCGTCGATTGATAAGAATAGATGACAAAGAATTGGTCCACAAAGATTGGATGTTTCAACTGGTTGGAGATGAAGCGTTCATGTTCAATGGTAACAAATtcgtgatcagaatcgatccaATTCCAG GATTAAAGTATTCTTATACTTTGTGGGTTAATGGTAAGAGTTACAAGAATTTCATCCAGACACAGTCAAAAATTTTGGAAACCTGGTTGGCTAAAGTTGGGAACGAAGAGTATAGAATAGTCTTAGGTAATTTTAAAAAGGAAATTacgattttgtaa